In one window of Poriferisphaera corsica DNA:
- a CDS encoding DUF2339 domain-containing protein has translation MGGLGTIFWLGGMVCALGKKRAMYWSILSGSAMVVVYVLVGIVGHEAIKVDGWVLGAGMSVLSGIGCYLMVRRREVSKRFDVAAGVLASAITAVLVLCVWMDAALPWQAVWCGGIMLGVVVAAEYFGKDVLRWTGIVVNGVVVVGAAFGLLVSNQYLVGGVVAGNALLGFWGGLAVLYGLCAWRYRVRGEGILSQVQQVIGLLMFGLGLMMLVHHGFTGKAWHQIWEAGLIEYGVMSVVLGSAGLLLTVSWQRWLRGYMRLREGGIVYAKISGAIAIAGVYVISNPLLEERGVLGSGDEGMDVWGMGSLMGWIGYVLVCCLPVVLLGVNGVVIRDKALAKIRQIFLGMILLLLGICGVLLVRQGFSDGVMLVDDVRVGLYEFATDAIVFLGLGLVMFVYGDRGVLKLLGMRVGGLVMSVLGVIGWVLYCGVFENPLWCEVMVGDWVVLNWLVYVYVLPLLMVGVLCWCVKRWGHEPMKAAYESLVKVLFVGIGLVLMMFVRQGFAGSDMRLQEHPVGLIEYATDAIVLIGVGGLMVFMRERLGSIKKELSWGGIDLQWSGDGDFGVDVRLERKSAVGAIRGW, from the coding sequence ATGGGTGGGCTTGGAACTATCTTCTGGTTAGGTGGTATGGTGTGTGCGCTTGGCAAAAAACGGGCGATGTATTGGTCGATTCTGAGCGGTTCCGCGATGGTCGTGGTGTACGTATTGGTGGGGATTGTCGGACATGAAGCGATCAAAGTGGATGGGTGGGTACTGGGTGCGGGGATGAGTGTGCTGAGCGGGATCGGATGCTATTTGATGGTTAGGCGGCGGGAGGTGAGCAAGCGGTTTGATGTGGCTGCGGGCGTGTTGGCGAGCGCGATAACGGCTGTATTGGTGTTGTGCGTTTGGATGGACGCAGCATTGCCCTGGCAGGCGGTTTGGTGTGGGGGGATTATGTTGGGGGTTGTGGTTGCGGCGGAATATTTTGGGAAGGATGTGCTGCGATGGACAGGGATCGTGGTGAATGGCGTGGTTGTGGTGGGGGCTGCGTTTGGGCTGCTTGTGTCGAATCAGTATTTGGTTGGCGGGGTTGTTGCAGGGAATGCGCTACTTGGGTTCTGGGGCGGGCTGGCGGTGTTGTACGGTTTGTGTGCGTGGCGGTATCGGGTGAGGGGCGAGGGGATTTTATCTCAGGTGCAGCAAGTGATTGGGCTGTTGATGTTTGGGCTGGGTTTGATGATGCTGGTGCATCATGGGTTTACGGGGAAGGCTTGGCATCAGATTTGGGAGGCGGGGCTGATTGAGTATGGGGTGATGTCAGTGGTGCTGGGTTCTGCGGGGCTGTTGCTGACAGTGAGTTGGCAGCGATGGCTTAGGGGGTATATGCGGCTACGTGAGGGCGGGATTGTCTATGCGAAGATTAGTGGTGCGATTGCAATTGCGGGGGTTTATGTGATCTCGAATCCGCTGTTGGAGGAACGGGGTGTGTTGGGGAGTGGCGATGAGGGGATGGATGTGTGGGGCATGGGGAGCTTGATGGGTTGGATTGGGTATGTATTGGTGTGCTGTTTGCCGGTGGTTTTGCTGGGGGTGAATGGGGTGGTGATTCGTGATAAAGCGTTGGCAAAAATCAGGCAGATTTTTCTTGGGATGATATTGTTGCTGCTGGGAATATGCGGCGTGCTGCTGGTGCGTCAAGGGTTTTCGGATGGGGTGATGTTGGTGGATGATGTGCGGGTCGGGCTGTATGAGTTTGCTACGGATGCGATTGTGTTTTTGGGCTTAGGGTTGGTGATGTTTGTGTATGGGGATCGTGGCGTGTTGAAGTTGTTGGGTATGCGGGTTGGTGGATTGGTGATGAGTGTATTGGGTGTGATTGGTTGGGTGTTGTATTGCGGGGTGTTTGAGAATCCGCTTTGGTGTGAGGTGATGGTAGGGGATTGGGTGGTATTGAATTGGCTGGTTTATGTTTATGTATTACCGCTGCTGATGGTGGGGGTATTGTGCTGGTGTGTGAAGCGATGGGGTCATGAGCCGATGAAGGCGGCATACGAATCGTTGGTAAAGGTTTTGTTTGTGGGGATCGGGTTGGTGTTGATGATGTTTGTTAGGCAGGGGTTTGCGGGGAGTGATATGCGGCTGCAGGAGCATCCGGTTGGTTTGATTGAGTATGCAACTGATGCAATTGTTTTAATAGGAGTTGGTGGGCTGATGGTGTTTATGCGTGAACGGCTGGGTTCGATTAAGAAGGAATTGAGTTGGGGGGGGATTGATTTACAGTGGAGTGGGGATGGGGATTTTGGTGTTGATGTGCGGCTTGAAAGAAAATCCGCTGTGGGTGCTATACGAGGTTGGTGA
- a CDS encoding DUF2339 domain-containing protein yields the protein MCGLKENPLWVLYEVGDVKVVNWLLYVYLLPMVMLGGVMWLAREMTFSWLKSYRLVVGLLSLTIVFAWLSLTVRQGFVGSVIDLEVHSVSQYEWYAYSAAWIVFGVGLLASGIVIKSQMLRYASLGVMMVSTCKIFLFDMKHLEGFLEAGSFLGLGLVLMGLGLVYQKIVFAKPKGERNLPKNTDDMEEDGDVLC from the coding sequence ATGTGCGGCTTGAAAGAAAATCCGCTGTGGGTGCTATACGAGGTTGGTGATGTGAAAGTGGTGAATTGGTTGCTGTATGTTTATTTACTGCCCATGGTGATGTTGGGTGGGGTGATGTGGTTAGCTCGTGAGATGACGTTTAGTTGGTTGAAGTCTTATCGATTAGTGGTGGGGTTGCTCAGCTTAACGATTGTGTTTGCGTGGTTGTCGCTTACGGTGAGGCAGGGGTTTGTGGGATCGGTGATTGATTTGGAAGTGCATTCGGTGAGCCAATATGAGTGGTATGCGTATTCTGCGGCGTGGATTGTCTTTGGTGTGGGGTTATTGGCGAGCGGGATTGTGATCAAGAGTCAGATGCTTCGGTATGCATCTCTGGGGGTGATGATGGTGAGTACTTGTAAGATATTCTTGTTTGATATGAAGCATTTAGAGGGTTTTTTAGAGGCGGGGAGCTTCCTGGGGCTGGGATTGGTGTTGATGGGATTGGGATTGGTGTATCAGAAGATCGTGTTTGCTAAGCCTAAGGGAGAGAGGAATTTGCCGAAAAACACGGATGACATGGAAGAAGATGGAGATGTGTTGTGTTAG
- the cysD gene encoding sulfate adenylyltransferase subunit CysD: MKSHHLTHLKELEAESIQIIREVAAEFDNPVMLYSIGKDSAVMAHLAMKAFHPGKPPFPLMHVDTTWKFNEMIEFRDRFIKDELGWDLIVHINEEGVKAGINPFDHGSAKHTDIMKTQGLKQALDKYGFDAAFGGARRDEEKSRAKERVYSFRDRHHRWDPKNQRPELWSLYNSEHNKGESIRVFPLSNWTELDVWQYIHLEDIPIVPLYRAAVRPVVERDGVLIMVDDDRMPLREGEVPMEKMVRFRTLGCYPLTGAVESDATTLPEIIQEMLVAKNSEREGRVIDHDQDGSMEEKKREGYF; the protein is encoded by the coding sequence TTGAAATCGCATCATTTGACACATTTAAAGGAACTGGAAGCGGAAAGCATCCAGATTATTCGCGAAGTAGCGGCTGAGTTTGATAATCCGGTGATGTTATATTCCATCGGTAAAGACTCGGCTGTGATGGCGCATTTAGCAATGAAGGCGTTTCATCCGGGGAAGCCGCCATTTCCGTTGATGCACGTTGATACAACGTGGAAGTTTAACGAGATGATTGAGTTCCGTGATCGGTTCATTAAGGATGAGCTGGGATGGGATTTGATTGTGCATATTAATGAGGAAGGGGTGAAGGCGGGTATTAATCCGTTTGATCACGGGAGCGCGAAGCATACTGATATTATGAAGACGCAAGGGCTGAAACAGGCGCTTGATAAATATGGGTTTGATGCGGCGTTTGGTGGGGCGAGAAGGGACGAGGAGAAGAGCCGAGCGAAGGAGCGGGTGTATTCGTTCCGTGATCGACATCATCGTTGGGATCCGAAGAATCAGCGGCCTGAGTTGTGGAGCTTGTATAACAGCGAGCACAATAAGGGGGAGTCGATTCGTGTGTTTCCGTTGAGTAATTGGACGGAACTGGATGTTTGGCAATATATCCATCTGGAAGACATTCCGATTGTGCCGTTGTATCGTGCGGCGGTGCGGCCAGTGGTGGAGCGTGATGGTGTATTGATTATGGTGGATGATGATCGGATGCCGCTGAGGGAAGGGGAGGTTCCGATGGAGAAGATGGTCAGGTTCAGGACGTTGGGCTGTTATCCATTGACGGGTGCGGTGGAGAGTGATGCGACGACGTTGCCAGAGATTATTCAGGAGATGCTGGTGGCGAAGAATTCGGAGCGTGAGGGTCGGGTGATTGACCATGACCAAGATGGGTCTATGGAAGAGAAAAAACGCGAGGGGTACTTTTAG
- the cysN gene encoding sulfate adenylyltransferase subunit CysN, whose protein sequence is MSHQSELIEKDIDAYLAQHEQKELLRLLTCGSVDDGKSTLIGRLLYDSKMIYEDQLKAVQSASVKHGTTGTDFDPALLTDGLKAEREQGITIDVAYRYFSTAKRKFIIADTPGHEQYTRNMATGASTCDLAIILIDARHGVVTQTRRHSFIASLLGIKHVVVAVNKMDLVDYSESVFDEICKDYRDFAAKLDLPDVQFVPMSALLGDNVVNVSEKMPWYQGASMMHILEHVHIASDRNLIDMRFPVQYVNRPNLDFRGFSGTLASGIVRPGDKVMALPSRRKSVVKEVVTYEGNLDEAFSPQAITLTLEDEIDVSRGDMLVHEHNVPHLDSRYEAMVVWMADEPLVPQKQYLIKHTTRKTAGVVSDVRYRINVNTIHREDTDQLRLNEIGRCVFELSQPIAFDAYKSNKDTGSFIIIDRLTNTTVGAGMILDRSPEEERGKHAAKRGIDVRTHDSLVSVAEKEARYGHKPATVWLTGLTGSGKSAIAYALERRLFDEGKIAHVLDARNARLGLNVDLDYSESDRRENLRRAGEVARLMNESGLISICAFLSPNEADRKLVREIVGDGFYEVYLNAPEDVCESRRESINADENDPATKRALRPFFDLNAGYEQPEEPEIELATDKLSVNECVEQVMARLRQDGIV, encoded by the coding sequence ATGAGTCATCAATCAGAATTGATCGAGAAGGATATTGATGCGTACCTGGCACAGCATGAGCAGAAGGAATTGCTGCGTTTGCTGACGTGTGGGAGCGTGGACGATGGTAAAAGTACGCTGATTGGGCGGCTGCTGTATGATTCAAAGATGATCTATGAGGATCAGTTGAAGGCTGTGCAGAGTGCGTCAGTCAAGCATGGGACGACGGGGACGGACTTTGATCCGGCGTTGCTGACTGATGGTTTGAAGGCGGAGCGTGAGCAGGGGATTACGATTGATGTGGCCTATCGATATTTCTCGACTGCGAAGCGCAAGTTTATTATTGCGGACACGCCGGGGCATGAGCAGTACACAAGGAATATGGCGACGGGTGCGTCGACGTGTGATCTTGCGATCATTTTGATTGATGCACGGCATGGTGTGGTGACACAGACGAGGCGTCATAGTTTTATCGCATCACTGCTTGGTATTAAGCACGTGGTGGTTGCGGTGAACAAGATGGACTTGGTTGATTACAGTGAATCTGTATTTGACGAGATTTGTAAAGATTACCGGGATTTTGCTGCAAAATTGGATTTGCCTGATGTGCAGTTTGTGCCGATGAGTGCGCTGCTGGGTGATAATGTGGTGAATGTGAGCGAGAAGATGCCTTGGTATCAGGGTGCTTCAATGATGCACATTTTAGAGCATGTGCATATTGCGTCGGATAGGAATCTGATTGATATGCGGTTCCCCGTGCAGTATGTGAATCGGCCGAATTTAGACTTTAGGGGGTTTAGTGGGACATTGGCATCGGGGATTGTGAGGCCAGGGGATAAGGTGATGGCGTTGCCTTCGCGACGAAAGAGTGTCGTGAAAGAAGTGGTGACGTATGAGGGGAATCTGGATGAGGCGTTTAGCCCGCAGGCGATCACGTTGACATTGGAAGATGAGATTGATGTGAGTCGTGGGGATATGTTGGTGCATGAGCATAATGTGCCGCATCTGGATTCACGATATGAGGCGATGGTGGTATGGATGGCGGATGAACCGTTGGTGCCACAAAAACAGTATTTGATTAAGCACACAACGCGTAAGACTGCGGGTGTTGTGAGTGATGTTCGGTACCGAATTAACGTGAACACGATCCATAGAGAAGATACAGATCAATTGAGATTGAATGAGATTGGTCGGTGTGTGTTTGAGTTGTCGCAGCCGATTGCATTTGATGCATATAAGTCAAATAAGGATACGGGCTCGTTTATTATCATTGACCGACTGACGAATACAACGGTTGGGGCGGGGATGATTTTGGATCGTAGCCCGGAAGAAGAACGTGGTAAACATGCGGCTAAGCGCGGGATAGATGTACGGACGCATGATAGTTTGGTGAGTGTTGCGGAGAAGGAAGCTCGCTATGGCCATAAGCCGGCGACAGTGTGGCTGACTGGGTTGACGGGATCGGGTAAGAGTGCAATTGCATATGCTCTTGAAAGAAGATTGTTTGATGAGGGTAAGATTGCGCATGTACTGGATGCTAGAAATGCACGACTGGGCTTGAATGTTGACTTGGATTATTCGGAGTCGGATCGTCGCGAGAATCTACGCCGTGCTGGTGAGGTTGCGAGGTTGATGAATGAATCGGGCTTGATTTCAATCTGTGCATTCCTGTCGCCGAACGAGGCGGATCGTAAATTGGTTAGGGAGATTGTGGGAGATGGGTTTTATGAGGTGTATCTGAATGCACCGGAGGATGTGTGCGAGTCACGGCGAGAATCCATTAATGCGGATGAGAATGATCCGGCGACGAAACGGGCGCTTCGGCCGTTCTTTGATTTGAACGCGGGTTATGAGCAGCCTGAGGAGCCTGAGATTGAACTGGCGACGGATAAGCTAAGTGTGAATGAATGTGTTGAGCAGGTTATGGCGCGGCTTCGGCAGGATGGAATTGTCTAA
- a CDS encoding cytochrome-c peroxidase, with product MLKYLPVLIVMGVFGVAALESQVADGVRGVLAKIRDPFRSTTVDGFVGESRRDRRPKLTGAEYEELASVLRDVYSGSIEAWPKPQLDEGVLFEEMGLVGEVDHPKDNPTSREKVLLGKRLFFDGRLSGMGQMSCASCHIADLGWADGRARSLGHGAGQLARNTPTMLNSAFSKKQFWDGRAETLEELVVAVLTNPDEMSNSPEQVVETVQKIKGYREQIKDVFGEDKVTIEVIAKSIATYVRSVVSDGSSQFDKFLAGKQDALSDSELRGLHLFRTDARCMNCHSGPLLTDQGFHNLGLVYYGRKYEDLGRYNVTGEAEDVGRFKTPSLRNVGRTMPLTHTGFFDVRGMLNMYNAGMVDQKVKPGQEEDPLLPMKDVLLKPLHLNDQDLDDLEAFLRTLTERRRRDMMPVLPE from the coding sequence GTGTTGAAATATTTGCCTGTGTTGATTGTGATGGGAGTGTTTGGTGTGGCGGCTTTGGAATCGCAGGTGGCTGATGGTGTGCGCGGCGTGCTTGCGAAGATCCGTGATCCATTTCGATCAACAACTGTTGATGGGTTTGTAGGAGAGAGCCGTCGGGATCGGCGGCCGAAGCTGACAGGAGCAGAGTATGAGGAGTTGGCGAGTGTGCTGCGCGATGTGTACTCAGGTTCGATTGAGGCATGGCCTAAGCCACAGTTAGATGAAGGGGTGTTATTTGAAGAGATGGGATTGGTCGGTGAAGTGGATCATCCGAAGGATAATCCGACGAGTCGTGAAAAGGTGCTGCTTGGGAAACGATTGTTTTTTGATGGACGGCTATCAGGGATGGGGCAGATGTCGTGCGCTTCATGTCATATTGCGGATTTGGGTTGGGCAGATGGTAGAGCGCGGTCATTGGGACATGGTGCGGGGCAATTGGCGAGGAATACGCCGACGATGTTGAATAGTGCGTTCAGTAAGAAACAATTTTGGGATGGGCGAGCCGAGACGTTGGAAGAACTGGTGGTCGCGGTGTTGACGAATCCGGATGAAATGAGTAATTCACCGGAGCAAGTGGTGGAAACGGTGCAAAAAATCAAGGGATATCGCGAGCAGATCAAGGATGTGTTTGGTGAGGATAAGGTCACGATTGAAGTCATTGCGAAATCCATTGCGACTTATGTGCGGAGTGTTGTGAGTGACGGGTCGAGTCAATTCGATAAGTTTTTAGCTGGTAAGCAGGATGCTTTGAGTGATTCTGAATTACGGGGTCTGCATTTATTTCGAACTGATGCACGGTGTATGAATTGTCACAGTGGGCCGTTGTTAACGGATCAGGGGTTTCATAATTTGGGGCTTGTGTATTATGGCCGCAAGTATGAAGATTTGGGGCGGTATAACGTGACGGGTGAGGCAGAGGATGTGGGGAGATTTAAGACGCCGAGCTTGCGGAATGTGGGGCGAACGATGCCGCTGACGCATACAGGGTTTTTTGATGTGCGAGGTATGTTGAATATGTATAACGCAGGGATGGTGGATCAGAAGGTGAAGCCGGGTCAGGAAGAAGATCCGTTGTTGCCGATGAAGGATGTGCTTCTGAAACCGTTGCATTTAAATGATCAGGATTTGGATGATCTTGAGGCATTTTTGAGGACACTGACGGAAAGACGGCGCCGGGATATGATGCCGGTTTTGCCGGAATAA
- a CDS encoding MIP/aquaporin family protein gives MLSHFIAEFIGTALLILLGDGVVANVVLKDTKGNNAGWIVITFGWAMAVFVGVFAVGGYSGAHINPAVTIGLASAGLFPWASVPTYIIGQMLGAAFGAFLVWVHYNQHFNRTEDPNLQLAVFSTGPAIRSTFNNFMSEVIGTFTLVFGVFYLAAPAAGNEIGSLSALPVGLLVLAIGLSLGGTTGYAINPARDLGPRIIHALVPIKGKRDSDWGYAWIPVIAPVVGAILAALAHLALKSPSIAIG, from the coding sequence ATGCTCTCACACTTCATTGCAGAATTTATCGGTACCGCACTTCTTATCCTACTTGGTGATGGGGTCGTCGCTAACGTCGTCCTGAAAGACACCAAAGGCAACAACGCCGGTTGGATCGTCATCACTTTCGGCTGGGCCATGGCCGTCTTCGTCGGCGTATTCGCCGTTGGAGGCTACAGCGGTGCTCACATCAACCCCGCCGTCACCATCGGCCTCGCCTCCGCAGGCCTCTTCCCTTGGGCCAGCGTCCCAACCTACATCATCGGGCAAATGCTCGGCGCAGCCTTTGGCGCCTTCCTTGTCTGGGTACATTACAACCAACACTTCAACCGAACTGAAGACCCCAACCTACAACTCGCCGTCTTCAGCACAGGCCCAGCCATCCGCAGCACCTTCAACAACTTCATGTCTGAAGTTATCGGCACTTTCACACTCGTCTTTGGCGTCTTCTATCTTGCCGCACCCGCTGCAGGCAATGAAATCGGCTCTCTCTCCGCACTCCCAGTCGGACTCCTCGTCCTCGCCATCGGCCTCTCCCTCGGCGGAACCACTGGCTACGCCATCAACCCCGCCCGCGACCTTGGCCCACGTATCATTCACGCACTCGTACCCATCAAAGGCAAACGTGATTCAGACTGGGGCTACGCATGGATCCCCGTCATCGCACCTGTTGTCGGCGCTATCCTCGCCGCCCTCGCACACCTAGCCCTCAAATCTCCGTCCATTGCGATCGGATAA